In a genomic window of Pedobacter sp. KBS0701:
- the topA gene encoding type I DNA topoisomerase translates to MAKNLLIVESPAKAKTIEGYLGKDFLVKSSYGHIRDLVKGDMAIDIKNNFAQTYEVPADKKNVVAELKKLAKEAEMVWLASDEDREGEAISWHLFETLGLKVEKTKRIVFHEITKPAILKAIDSPRGIDYNLVNAQQARRVLDRLVGFELSPVLWKKVKPSLSAGRVQSVAVRLIVDREREVLNFNAAAAYKITAQFSTGKGKEMVKAELPQRFESEADAEKFLQDCVNAKFDITSLETRPAKRNPAAPFTTSTLQQEASRKLGFSVARTMQVAQRLYEAGKITYMRTDSVNLSETALNAAAAEIKSAYGDKYHQHRVYKTKSAGAQEAHEAIRPTYFDRHTVDGDISEKRLYDLIWKRSIASQMSEALFEKTTAQITASTRKEHLVAEGEVLKFDGFLKVYLESTDDEENEEKEGGAILPPLSKGQELFLKEMQATERYSRPPARYTEASLVKKLEELGIGRPSTYAPTISTVQNRGYVVKEDRDGKQRKFTAFVLAGGQVKKEIKSEITGAEKSKLFPTDIGEVVNDFLVEHFKGIVDFNFTAKVEKEFDEIAQGLQEWTKMLHSFYNPFHSEVETTLETAERATGERLLGLDPATGKNVYTKVGKFGPLVQIGELDEEEKPRYASLMRTQSVATITLDEALELFKLPFQLPDFEGKEVMIGVGRFGPYVKWGESFISLPKNEEPLSVTYERAVEIIKEKMDADAPIAFYEGLGVTKGKGRFGPFIKWNDLFINIPAKGYDFDNLTQEDINTLIGKKVEKEANRYIKTWDAEKISIENGRWGPFIRFGKLMLKLRNNEATKQKYTPEELADIDLETVKKMIVEQVPNAFETKKKAPAKKKAAPAKKAVAKKK, encoded by the coding sequence ATGGCCAAAAATTTATTAATCGTCGAGTCACCCGCAAAAGCTAAAACTATAGAAGGCTATTTAGGCAAAGATTTCCTTGTGAAATCTAGCTATGGCCACATCCGTGATTTAGTTAAAGGCGATATGGCGATTGATATTAAGAACAATTTTGCCCAAACCTACGAGGTTCCCGCCGACAAGAAAAATGTTGTCGCCGAATTAAAAAAACTAGCTAAAGAGGCCGAAATGGTATGGCTGGCATCCGATGAGGACCGCGAGGGAGAAGCCATCTCCTGGCACTTATTTGAAACTTTAGGCCTGAAAGTAGAGAAAACAAAACGTATTGTATTTCATGAAATTACCAAACCTGCAATTCTAAAAGCAATCGATAGTCCCCGTGGGATTGATTATAATCTGGTAAATGCTCAACAGGCTCGCCGTGTATTGGATCGTTTGGTGGGTTTTGAACTTTCTCCTGTATTATGGAAAAAAGTAAAACCATCCCTTTCTGCAGGCCGTGTACAATCCGTGGCCGTACGTTTAATTGTGGATAGAGAACGCGAAGTTTTAAACTTTAATGCAGCCGCTGCTTATAAAATTACTGCACAGTTTTCTACCGGAAAAGGAAAAGAAATGGTGAAGGCAGAATTGCCACAACGTTTTGAAAGTGAAGCGGATGCCGAAAAATTTCTTCAGGATTGTGTAAATGCTAAATTCGATATCACGAGTTTAGAAACCCGTCCGGCAAAGCGCAATCCGGCCGCCCCTTTTACCACTTCTACCCTGCAACAGGAAGCTTCCAGAAAATTAGGTTTTTCGGTTGCGAGAACCATGCAGGTTGCGCAGAGATTGTACGAAGCGGGTAAGATTACTTACATGAGAACAGACTCTGTAAATTTATCAGAAACCGCATTAAATGCTGCTGCTGCCGAGATTAAATCTGCTTATGGAGATAAATACCACCAACACCGCGTTTATAAAACCAAATCGGCTGGTGCGCAAGAAGCTCACGAAGCCATCCGCCCGACATATTTCGACAGACATACCGTAGATGGAGATATTTCAGAAAAACGTTTATACGATTTGATCTGGAAACGTTCCATTGCTTCGCAAATGAGTGAAGCTTTGTTTGAAAAGACAACCGCACAGATTACCGCTTCAACCAGAAAAGAACATTTAGTGGCAGAAGGTGAAGTATTAAAGTTCGATGGTTTCTTAAAAGTTTACCTGGAATCTACGGATGATGAAGAAAACGAAGAAAAAGAAGGTGGTGCAATTTTACCTCCTTTAAGTAAGGGGCAGGAATTATTTTTAAAAGAAATGCAGGCCACGGAGCGTTATTCGCGCCCGCCAGCCAGATATACAGAAGCCAGTTTGGTTAAAAAACTGGAAGAACTGGGCATTGGTCGCCCGTCTACTTATGCACCAACTATTTCTACCGTACAAAACCGTGGTTATGTGGTTAAAGAAGATAGAGACGGCAAACAACGAAAGTTTACTGCTTTTGTTTTAGCTGGTGGACAGGTAAAAAAAGAAATTAAATCGGAAATTACCGGTGCAGAAAAATCGAAACTTTTCCCTACTGATATAGGTGAAGTAGTAAACGATTTCTTAGTAGAACATTTTAAAGGTATTGTAGATTTTAACTTTACGGCCAAAGTAGAAAAGGAATTTGACGAAATTGCGCAAGGTTTACAAGAGTGGACCAAAATGCTGCATTCTTTTTATAATCCTTTCCATAGCGAAGTAGAAACCACTTTAGAAACTGCCGAACGTGCTACAGGTGAGCGTTTATTGGGATTAGATCCGGCAACTGGTAAAAATGTATATACTAAGGTTGGTAAATTTGGCCCATTGGTTCAGATTGGAGAATTGGATGAAGAGGAAAAACCCCGGTATGCCAGCTTAATGCGCACACAATCTGTTGCAACCATTACTTTAGATGAAGCGCTTGAACTATTTAAACTTCCTTTCCAGCTTCCTGATTTTGAAGGTAAGGAAGTAATGATTGGGGTTGGCCGTTTTGGTCCTTATGTAAAGTGGGGCGAAAGTTTTATTTCTCTTCCTAAAAACGAAGAGCCGCTATCGGTAACTTACGAAAGAGCAGTTGAAATTATCAAAGAGAAAATGGATGCTGATGCGCCGATTGCTTTTTACGAAGGTTTAGGGGTAACAAAAGGAAAAGGCCGTTTTGGTCCGTTTATCAAATGGAACGATCTTTTTATCAATATTCCGGCAAAAGGATACGATTTCGACAATTTAACACAAGAAGATATTAATACCTTAATCGGCAAAAAAGTAGAAAAAGAAGCCAACAGGTACATTAAAACCTGGGATGCTGAAAAAATCTCTATTGAGAATGGCCGTTGGGGACCGTTTATCCGTTTTGGCAAACTGATGCTCAAATTAAGGAATAACGAGGCGACCAAGCAGAAATATACACCGGAAGAACTGGCAGACATTGATTTGGAAACGGTGAAGAAAATGATCGTGGAACAGGTGCCTAATGCTTTTGAAACGAAGAAAAAAGCACCCGCAAAGAAAAAAGCAGCGCCGGCAAAAAAGGCTGTAGCGAAGAAGAAATAA
- a CDS encoding glutathione peroxidase — MISTILILLNLLVSPPKNVYDFSFKTIDGKEIKLSKFKGKKILIVNTASKCGFTPQYEDLEKLQKQYGKKVVLIGFPAGNFGGQEFSTNAEIKEFCTGKYNVSFLLAEKSSVKGDDISPLFKYLTSQTNTEEQGDIKWNFEKFLINEKGELVHRFRSKTKPTDEAIVKNL, encoded by the coding sequence ATGATCAGCACTATTCTAATCCTATTAAACTTATTGGTATCTCCACCAAAAAATGTTTACGATTTCAGCTTTAAAACCATTGATGGTAAGGAAATTAAGCTTTCTAAATTTAAAGGCAAAAAAATCCTAATTGTTAACACTGCATCTAAATGTGGTTTTACGCCACAGTATGAAGATTTAGAAAAACTTCAGAAACAATATGGTAAAAAGGTCGTATTAATCGGTTTCCCGGCGGGTAACTTTGGCGGACAGGAATTTTCTACTAATGCAGAAATTAAAGAGTTTTGCACCGGGAAGTATAATGTTTCGTTTTTGCTTGCAGAAAAAAGCAGTGTTAAAGGCGATGATATCAGTCCTTTGTTTAAGTATTTAACTTCTCAGACCAATACTGAAGAGCAGGGTGATATTAAATGGAATTTTGAGAAATTTCTAATCAACGAAAAAGGAGAATTGGTACACCGTTTCCGTTCTAAAACAAAACCTACTGACGAGGCGATCGTAAAAAACCTGTAA
- a CDS encoding MBL fold metallo-hydrolase, producing MALYFTSINSGSNGNCYYIGNDNEAVLVDIGLTCKEVEIRMNRLGLPVSKVKAVFISHEHSDHIKGLAVFAKKYKLPVYISTATLKSSRLLLDANNTFSLNHQQHIHIGNLKITAFSKVHDAADPYSFTVECNEVRVGVFTDIGSICDRLISHFKNCHAAFLEANYDAAMLERGKYPYFLKRRITGGHGHLSNAQALELFINHKAPYMSHLLLSHLSKDNNNADLVESLFKNVAGDTLVKVASRHEETALYYVSNRQNTPEVYNFDPSLYQPEQLNLF from the coding sequence ATGGCTTTATATTTTACATCAATCAATTCAGGCAGTAATGGCAATTGTTACTATATAGGTAATGATAATGAAGCTGTTTTGGTTGATATCGGCCTAACCTGCAAAGAGGTTGAAATCCGGATGAACCGTTTGGGTTTGCCTGTAAGCAAAGTAAAAGCTGTTTTTATCTCGCACGAACATAGCGACCATATTAAAGGGTTAGCTGTTTTTGCTAAAAAATATAAACTCCCGGTCTACATCAGTACAGCTACCTTAAAAAGCAGCCGGCTTCTTTTGGATGCAAACAATACCTTTTCATTAAACCATCAACAACATATTCATATTGGCAACTTAAAGATTACCGCCTTTTCTAAAGTTCACGATGCCGCTGATCCTTATAGTTTTACTGTTGAATGTAATGAAGTAAGAGTTGGGGTTTTTACAGATATTGGCTCAATATGCGATCGTTTAATTAGCCATTTCAAAAACTGTCATGCCGCTTTCTTAGAAGCCAATTATGATGCAGCGATGCTGGAGCGTGGTAAATATCCTTATTTTTTGAAAAGAAGGATTACAGGTGGCCATGGCCACCTGAGCAATGCACAGGCACTGGAACTTTTCATCAACCACAAAGCGCCATACATGAGCCATCTATTACTGAGCCACTTATCAAAAGATAATAACAACGCTGACTTAGTTGAAAGTCTTTTTAAAAATGTGGCCGGTGATACTCTTGTAAAAGTAGCTTCGAGACATGAGGAAACAGCGCTCTATTACGTTAGCAACAGGCAAAATACACCTGAAGTTTACAACTTCGATCCCAGCCTATACCAACCCGAGCAACTTAACCTGTTTTAA
- a CDS encoding MarR family winged helix-turn-helix transcriptional regulator has translation MPTQTQEIAAKLRSTVTRLTRELRKQNVSSDFSNAELLTMSLLEQHGKMLSTELADMERVSKQAISQIINRLFDAKCVERFPSEEDKRKVFIGLTKLGEKHIVASRKIKEEWLVQTMEKIFSSEEINLIQAFLPLLSRLVEHNGVRV, from the coding sequence ATGCCTACTCAAACACAAGAGATTGCCGCAAAATTAAGAAGCACCGTTACCCGCTTAACCAGGGAGTTACGCAAGCAAAATGTAAGTTCAGACTTTAGTAACGCTGAATTACTGACCATGTCGTTATTGGAACAACATGGCAAAATGCTTTCTACAGAACTGGCAGACATGGAAAGAGTATCCAAACAAGCCATTTCGCAGATCATTAACCGCCTGTTTGATGCTAAATGTGTAGAGCGCTTTCCAAGTGAAGAGGACAAACGAAAGGTTTTTATCGGCTTAACCAAACTTGGCGAAAAACATATTGTTGCAAGTAGAAAAATAAAAGAAGAATGGCTGGTACAAACCATGGAAAAAATCTTTTCTTCTGAAGAAATCAACCTCATCCAGGCTTTTTTACCCTTGCTTTCGCGTTTAGTAGAACACAATGGTGTCAGAGTATAA
- a CDS encoding MFS transporter codes for MSIFRSLRHYNYRLFFTGQAISLIGTWMQRVAISWLVYRLTGSAFLLGLITFLSLIPSLVLAPYAGSYVDRHNKYKILVITQVILMLQAGALALMIWFKVYDMFWIAALALVQGLVNAFDVTARQSLMVNLIDDKEDLPNAIALNSSMFNAARLIGPALAGIILSTWGEDICFLINFVSFIAVLGCLVMMKLKLTRHQKSTENIWIDLKKGYDYLKSSPDLASMVLMMAASSLLVIPFTTLLPVFAKDIFNGNATTFGWFESAAGLGAFFGAIYMATLKAGQNLQKIVMMSGVLLAISVVALAISPSLIMALICTSMAALGLMAQTSSINTYLQTHADDVMRGRTLSYYIMAYQGVLPIGSLLMGYLAHIFGTQVVVAFEGVAGLLIVAAFVYHEKHRNQLNSSAMSLN; via the coding sequence ATGAGTATTTTTCGTTCGTTAAGACATTACAATTACAGGTTATTTTTTACAGGCCAGGCCATTTCATTAATAGGTACTTGGATGCAGCGTGTTGCCATTAGCTGGTTGGTTTACCGTTTAACAGGTTCGGCATTTTTATTGGGACTGATTACTTTTTTAAGTTTAATCCCTTCGCTGGTACTGGCGCCTTATGCAGGGAGCTATGTTGACAGGCATAACAAGTATAAGATTTTAGTGATTACCCAGGTCATACTGATGCTTCAGGCTGGTGCTCTGGCTTTAATGATCTGGTTTAAGGTGTACGATATGTTCTGGATTGCAGCACTTGCGCTGGTTCAGGGCCTGGTAAATGCTTTTGATGTTACCGCCCGACAATCGTTAATGGTAAATTTAATTGATGATAAAGAAGATTTGCCCAATGCCATAGCCCTCAATTCTTCAATGTTTAATGCGGCAAGGTTGATCGGGCCGGCATTGGCAGGAATAATTTTAAGTACCTGGGGTGAAGATATCTGTTTCCTGATCAATTTCGTAAGCTTTATTGCGGTATTAGGTTGTTTGGTTATGATGAAACTGAAACTCACCAGGCATCAAAAATCGACAGAAAATATCTGGATCGACCTGAAAAAAGGCTACGATTATCTTAAATCATCTCCGGATTTGGCCTCTATGGTATTAATGATGGCCGCATCGAGTTTATTGGTAATCCCTTTTACTACTTTGTTGCCTGTTTTTGCAAAAGATATTTTTAATGGAAATGCCACAACATTTGGCTGGTTTGAAAGTGCTGCAGGGCTTGGGGCTTTCTTCGGGGCAATTTATATGGCTACTTTAAAGGCAGGCCAAAATCTACAGAAAATTGTTATGATGTCGGGTGTGCTGCTGGCTATTTCTGTTGTGGCGCTGGCTATATCCCCATCACTTATTATGGCTTTAATTTGCACCAGTATGGCTGCCTTAGGCTTAATGGCGCAAACTTCATCTATTAATACCTATTTGCAAACCCACGCCGATGATGTCATGCGGGGCAGGACTTTAAGTTATTATATTATGGCTTACCAGGGGGTATTGCCGATCGGAAGTTTATTGATGGGTTATTTGGCGCATATTTTTGGTACCCAGGTTGTAGTCGCCTTTGAAGGTGTTGCAGGGTTGTTGATTGTGGCTGCGTTTGTATATCATGAAAAACATAGAAATCAATTGAATAGCAGTGCGATGTCGCTGAATTAA
- a CDS encoding LacI family DNA-binding transcriptional regulator yields MMNNTPVTLKFLAEKLKMSVSTVSKALNNYPTINAYTRQRVQEMARDLHFTPNKSAINLKEKRSRIIGVILPNLLDHFFTRSIYGIEQFATQNGYNVIISQSHDELEKEIQSANMLLRSRVDGLIVAISKYTQDFAHLNQFENIGIPVVYYTRNPSFNLNCHKVLCNTFQGCYQATKFLIDRGHQKIAYLGGPKMINFTHDRFNGYINALKDKELPFSSELVAYTDFDKENTISAIKNLFIYPENKPTALVAFKEPILFDAIKYLKSTNHLNTNKLECIGFGNTSFISYLDSPPIASVEENPESVGENAISLLIQLINKEIDIHNYQKVMVDCKLMVHG; encoded by the coding sequence ATGATGAACAATACCCCTGTTACACTGAAATTCCTGGCTGAGAAGTTAAAGATGTCAGTTTCAACAGTATCAAAAGCCCTTAACAATTACCCAACCATAAACGCATACACCAGGCAGCGTGTTCAGGAAATGGCACGCGATCTGCATTTTACGCCGAATAAATCAGCTATCAATTTAAAAGAAAAGAGATCGCGCATTATTGGCGTTATTTTACCCAATCTTTTAGATCACTTTTTTACCAGGAGTATTTATGGAATAGAGCAGTTTGCCACACAAAATGGATACAATGTGATTATCAGTCAATCTCACGATGAGCTGGAAAAAGAGATTCAATCTGCAAATATGCTGTTACGGAGCCGGGTAGATGGCTTAATTGTGGCTATTTCGAAGTATACACAAGATTTTGCACACCTAAACCAGTTCGAAAACATAGGCATTCCGGTAGTATATTATACCCGGAACCCGAGTTTTAACCTCAACTGCCACAAAGTATTGTGCAATACTTTCCAGGGCTGTTACCAGGCTACCAAGTTTCTAATAGACAGGGGGCATCAGAAGATCGCTTATTTGGGTGGCCCCAAAATGATTAATTTCACGCACGATCGCTTTAATGGCTATATCAATGCCTTAAAGGATAAAGAGCTACCTTTTTCATCAGAATTAGTTGCTTATACCGATTTTGATAAGGAAAATACAATCTCGGCAATTAAGAATTTGTTCATCTATCCGGAAAATAAACCCACTGCACTTGTGGCTTTTAAAGAACCTATCTTATTCGATGCGATCAAATACCTAAAATCCACCAACCACTTGAACACTAACAAATTGGAATGTATAGGATTTGGCAACACTTCTTTCATCAGTTATCTCGATTCACCCCCTATCGCCTCTGTTGAAGAAAACCCCGAATCGGTAGGTGAAAATGCAATTTCTTTATTGATACAATTGATTAACAAAGAAATTGATATTCATAATTACCAAAAAGTAATGGTCGATTGTAAGTTGATGGTGCACGGGTAA
- a CDS encoding glycoside hydrolase family 2 protein, giving the protein MLKTTYSVFLICFSLLSSFSYGQVTAIQNIQGRKIQSLNGKWNYIVDPYENGYYDYRHDPYDQSKTGSGGFYDDKVQKDKSELIEYDFDHSPQMNVPGDWNSQSEKLELYEGNVWLRKKFDAKPEKGKKYFVYFGAVNYEAHVYLNGKKLGVHKGGFTPFQFDVTNNLKAGENSLVLKVDNIRKQDEIPTVNTDWWNYGGITRDVFLAEFPEHFISDYKLQLVKGNNNLLSFSVKLADATAGQEITLSIPELKLEKKYKTDGEGKIADEFTWNNLSLWSPETPKLYAVNIKTDKENINDKIGFRTIRVDGDSILLNGKSVFLRGISLHDENPLLAGRLRSEGDMRMMLQWAKDMNCNYVRLAHYPHNEEMIRLADEMGLLVWAEVPVYWTISWTNPATYANAKKQLTDLIVRDKNRASVIVWSIGNETPLSDARLSFMSNLAETARTLDDTRLVAAALEVHREGNTIILNDPLGEKIDLVSFNEYAGWYWGGNPSEITKYNFDIKYKKPVVVTEFGGDALGGFHADENTRWSEEYQEALYKNQITMLSKIGALRGMTPWILTDFRSPRRQHPIYQNFWNRKGLISETGKKKKAFYVLKDFYDQMQVKYK; this is encoded by the coding sequence ATGCTAAAAACAACCTATAGCGTATTTTTAATCTGCTTTTCGCTTCTTTCATCATTCAGTTACGGTCAGGTTACGGCTATACAGAATATTCAGGGCCGGAAAATCCAGAGTCTTAATGGTAAATGGAATTATATTGTCGATCCTTACGAAAATGGTTATTATGATTATCGTCATGATCCATACGATCAATCGAAAACCGGATCCGGGGGCTTTTATGATGATAAAGTTCAGAAAGATAAGTCAGAGCTGATTGAGTATGATTTCGATCATTCGCCTCAAATGAATGTTCCAGGTGATTGGAATTCGCAATCAGAAAAATTAGAGCTTTACGAGGGCAATGTTTGGCTCCGTAAAAAGTTTGATGCAAAACCCGAAAAAGGGAAAAAATATTTCGTTTACTTTGGTGCAGTAAATTACGAAGCCCATGTTTATCTCAACGGTAAAAAACTAGGGGTACACAAAGGTGGTTTTACGCCCTTTCAGTTCGATGTAACCAATAATTTAAAAGCTGGCGAAAACTCCCTGGTGCTTAAAGTTGATAATATCCGTAAACAGGATGAAATTCCCACTGTAAATACCGATTGGTGGAATTATGGAGGCATTACACGTGATGTTTTTTTAGCAGAATTTCCTGAGCATTTTATCAGTGATTACAAACTTCAGCTCGTTAAAGGAAATAATAACCTGTTAAGTTTTTCGGTAAAACTTGCCGATGCCACTGCCGGACAGGAAATCACACTTTCTATCCCTGAGCTTAAGCTCGAAAAGAAATATAAAACCGATGGCGAAGGTAAAATTGCTGATGAGTTTACCTGGAACAATTTAAGCTTATGGTCGCCCGAAACACCAAAATTATATGCCGTAAATATTAAAACCGATAAAGAAAATATTAATGATAAAATTGGTTTCAGGACTATTCGGGTTGATGGCGATAGCATCCTGTTAAATGGTAAGTCTGTTTTTTTAAGAGGAATATCACTTCATGATGAAAACCCTCTTTTAGCCGGGCGATTACGCTCAGAAGGGGATATGCGGATGATGTTGCAATGGGCAAAAGACATGAATTGTAACTACGTTCGGCTGGCACATTACCCGCATAACGAGGAGATGATTCGCCTTGCCGATGAAATGGGACTATTGGTTTGGGCCGAAGTGCCTGTTTACTGGACCATTAGCTGGACCAACCCGGCAACCTATGCCAATGCCAAAAAACAATTGACTGATTTAATTGTACGCGATAAAAACAGGGCCAGTGTAATCGTTTGGTCGATCGGGAATGAAACCCCGCTTAGTGATGCCCGTTTAAGTTTTATGAGTAATCTGGCAGAAACTGCCCGCACATTAGATGATACCCGTTTGGTGGCTGCTGCTTTAGAGGTGCACCGAGAAGGGAATACGATCATTTTAAACGATCCTTTGGGCGAAAAAATTGATCTGGTTAGTTTTAATGAATATGCCGGCTGGTACTGGGGAGGTAATCCATCGGAAATTACCAAATACAATTTCGATATCAAATATAAAAAACCTGTGGTAGTGACTGAATTTGGTGGCGACGCACTAGGCGGGTTCCATGCTGATGAAAATACCCGCTGGAGCGAAGAGTACCAGGAGGCATTGTATAAAAACCAGATTACGATGTTGAGCAAAATCGGTGCTTTACGCGGGATGACGCCATGGATTTTAACCGACTTCAGATCGCCAAGAAGACAACATCCAATTTATCAGAATTTCTGGAACCGCAAAGGATTAATCAGTGAAACAGGTAAGAAAAAGAAAGCGTTTTATGTATTAAAAGATTTTTATGACCAGATGCAGGTTAAATATAAATAA
- a CDS encoding SDR family oxidoreductase: MVKEIEGLFSLKNKVVVVTGATGVLGEAFVNGLCAAGAVIVVIGRNEEAAKQRVTDVTNAGGKAIYIIANVLDEQNLLDANENIIKEFGRIDALVNAAGGNVAEAVIQPGSDIFDLNIPALKQAFDLNLFGTILPTQIFGKEIAKNGGSIVNISSVSANQAITRVLGYSLAKTSIDCYTKWMAVELANRYQDKIRINSIVPGFFITNQNRALLTNADGSLTARGQAIIYKTPFKRFGAPEELIGALVYLLSDASKFVNGENIKVDGGFTAFSGV, encoded by the coding sequence ATGGTAAAAGAAATAGAAGGCCTGTTTTCGTTAAAAAACAAGGTGGTAGTGGTTACAGGTGCTACGGGTGTTTTGGGTGAGGCTTTTGTAAATGGATTATGTGCCGCTGGTGCTGTAATTGTTGTTATAGGAAGAAATGAAGAGGCTGCAAAACAAAGGGTTACTGATGTAACAAATGCAGGAGGAAAAGCCATTTATATAATTGCTAATGTATTGGATGAGCAGAACCTGCTTGATGCGAATGAAAACATTATCAAAGAATTTGGCCGCATAGATGCCCTGGTAAACGCAGCGGGTGGAAATGTGGCGGAAGCTGTGATTCAGCCAGGAAGTGATATTTTTGATCTTAATATTCCGGCCCTGAAACAGGCATTTGACCTCAATTTATTTGGAACCATTTTGCCTACGCAGATTTTTGGTAAAGAAATCGCAAAAAATGGGGGAAGTATCGTGAATATTTCATCTGTTTCGGCTAACCAGGCCATCACACGCGTATTGGGTTACTCATTGGCCAAAACTTCAATAGATTGTTATACCAAATGGATGGCTGTAGAACTGGCCAACCGCTATCAGGATAAAATCAGGATCAACTCAATTGTTCCAGGCTTTTTTATCACCAACCAAAACAGGGCTTTACTGACCAATGCAGATGGTAGCTTAACTGCAAGAGGGCAGGCCATTATTTATAAAACACCATTTAAACGTTTCGGTGCTCCTGAAGAGTTAATTGGTGCATTGGTGTATTTGCTAAGTGACGCCTCTAAATTTGTAAACGGCGAAAATATTAAAGTAGATGGAGGATTTACTGCGTTCTCCGGAGTTTAA
- the uxuA gene encoding mannonate dehydratase yields the protein MKKLEQTWRWYGPNDPVSLQDVKQAGATGIVTALHHIAHGEVWPLEDIQERKAIIEAAGLTWSVVESVPVHEAIKTRRADAGQYIENYKTSLRNLSASGIKIVCYNFMPVLDWTRTQLDLEMTDGSKALYFNWIDLAIFDLYILKREGAAADYSKSILDRAAAKFATLSEQDLVNLRINVLMGIPNEKEIELDTLRNSINEYKAIGTQGLKENLKFFLSAIAEVCTEEGIKMTIHPDDPPYAILGLPRIASTLDDFNYIIKEVDQAFNGVCFCTGSLGAGMGNNALEIFNAVKERVYFAHLRNVKKDEDGSFYEADHLGGDVNMYEIMKALTEENALRDKSIPFRPDHGHQMLDDLAKETNPGYSAIGRLRGLAELRGLEIGVTGNY from the coding sequence ATGAAAAAATTAGAACAAACCTGGCGTTGGTATGGGCCAAACGATCCGGTTAGCTTACAAGACGTTAAACAGGCTGGCGCTACAGGTATTGTAACTGCATTGCATCATATTGCACATGGCGAAGTTTGGCCATTGGAAGATATTCAGGAAAGAAAAGCCATTATTGAGGCTGCCGGTTTAACCTGGTCAGTTGTAGAAAGTGTTCCCGTACACGAAGCGATTAAAACACGTAGAGCAGATGCCGGGCAGTATATTGAGAATTATAAAACCTCTTTGCGTAACCTTTCGGCCAGCGGAATTAAGATCGTATGTTATAATTTTATGCCGGTTTTAGACTGGACACGTACGCAACTGGACCTGGAAATGACCGATGGATCGAAAGCGCTTTATTTTAACTGGATCGATCTGGCTATTTTTGATCTTTATATTTTAAAGAGGGAAGGTGCAGCAGCTGATTATTCGAAATCTATTTTAGATCGGGCTGCAGCTAAATTTGCTACCTTGTCAGAACAGGATTTGGTTAATCTTCGGATCAATGTATTAATGGGGATCCCCAACGAGAAAGAAATCGAACTGGATACCTTGCGTAACAGTATTAATGAATACAAAGCTATTGGTACACAGGGTTTAAAAGAAAATCTGAAATTTTTCTTATCTGCTATTGCTGAGGTTTGTACAGAGGAAGGCATTAAAATGACCATTCATCCGGACGATCCTCCTTATGCGATTTTGGGTTTACCAAGGATAGCAAGTACACTGGATGATTTTAATTACATTATCAAAGAAGTAGACCAGGCTTTTAACGGGGTTTGTTTCTGTACGGGTTCTCTGGGTGCCGGTATGGGGAATAATGCATTAGAAATCTTCAATGCGGTTAAAGAGCGGGTGTATTTTGCGCATTTACGTAATGTTAAAAAAGATGAAGATGGTAGTTTTTATGAAGCAGATCATCTAGGTGGCGATGTAAACATGTACGAAATCATGAAAGCATTAACAGAAGAAAATGCACTTCGGGATAAATCGATTCCGTTCCGTCCGGATCATGGTCACCAGATGCTGGATGACCTTGCAAAAGAAACCAATCCGGGTTATTCGGCTATCGGCAGGTTAAGAGGTTTGGCCGAACTAAGGGGATTAGAAATCGGGGTTACAGGGAATTATTAA